In Chanodichthys erythropterus isolate Z2021 chromosome 7, ASM2448905v1, whole genome shotgun sequence, a genomic segment contains:
- the LOC137022929 gene encoding leukotriene B4 receptor 1-like, with the protein MELKLGFNSTSNSTAVGSEQITPAVVLGLCCLVGLPSNIAVIICIARKWNKNLSFFFILMLNLAVSDALSLCLAPVVLCGIVFGWKLGLWSCRILFFLGYWSLYVGVLTVTSMSVHRYHNVIKSRVTNRMILHRLERRHRCLQLIGIWILAFVFALPIFFTQELKDKDGLQRCQRAMESRSVVVTVLLLEILLGFVIPFLTILTCYLWLHKGLSQKAKSSSLTRAPQDQEPRNQGPKVKTYKKRLVVSIVVAFFLFWTPVHIINVIDIVITLTKTSHPDLHSQMKSFRRVYGDASKTLALLNCCLNPFLCFLFKECHKV; encoded by the coding sequence ATGGAGCTAAAACTAGGCTTCAATTCAACATCTAACAGCACTGCTGTGGGTTCAGAACAGATCACTCCTGCTGTAGTTCTGGGTTTGTGCTGTTTGGTGGGTTTGCCAAGCAACATCGCAGTAATCATCTGCATTGCTCGTAAGTGGAACAAAaatttgagctttttttttattctaatgCTAAACCTTGCTGTCTCTGATGCTTTGAGCCTTTGCTTGGCTCCTGTGGTGCTGTGTGGAATAGTGTTTGGATGGAAACTTGGCCTTTGGTCTTGTAGGATCTTGTTCTTCTTGGGTTACTGGAGTCTGTATGTTGGAGTCCTGACGGTCACCTCCATGAGTGTTCATCGCTATCACAATGTCATCAAGTCCAGAGTCACTAACAGGATGATACTGCACAGACTGGAGAGACGGCACAGATGCCTTCAGCTGATTGGCATCTGGATTCTAGCCTTTGTTTTTGCCCTACCAATATTTTTCACTCAAGAACTCAAAGACAAGGATGGATTGCAGAGATGTCAGAGGGCAATGGAGTCACGGTCTGTAGTAGTGACTGTTTTGCTTCTTGAGATCCTGTTGGGCTTTGTCATCCCATTTTTGACAATATTGACATGTTATCTCTGGTTGCACAAAGGCTTGAGCCAAAAAGCCAAGAGCTCCAGTCTAACTAGAGCTCCACAGGACCAGGAACCCAGAAATCAGGGGCCAAAGGTTAAGACTTACAAGAAGAGACTTGTGGTCAGCATCGTTGTGGCTTTCTTTCTGTTTTGGACTCCTGTGCACATCATCAATGTGATTGATATAGTTATTACTCTGACTAAAACTTCTCATCCAGATCTTCATTCCCAAATGAAGTCCTTCCGTAGAGTTTATGGAGATGCAAGCAAGACTCTGGCTTTGCTAAACTGCTGTCTGAatccttttctttgttttcttttcaagGAATGTCATAAAGTTTAG